In Oreochromis niloticus isolate F11D_XX linkage group LG18, O_niloticus_UMD_NMBU, whole genome shotgun sequence, one genomic interval encodes:
- the camk2n2a gene encoding calcium/calmodulin-dependent protein kinase II inhibitor 1a codes for MSEVLPYNEGKMSGYGADSEVSQMSFSCGLQDTSAFFAASQAKRPPKLGQIGRAKRVVIEDDRIDEVLKGMTDKSSPGV; via the exons ATGTCTGAGGTGCTGCCATACAACGAGGGGAAAATGAGCGGCTACGGGGCGGACAGCGAGGTCAGCCAGATGTCCTTTAGCTGCGGACTGCAGGACACAAGCGCCTTTTTCGCAGCGTCGCAGGCAAAAAGACCCCCAAAGCTCGGGCAGATCGGCAGAGCCAAAAGAG TGGTCATCGAGGACGACCGAATAGACGAAGTCCTGAAGGGGATGACAGACAAGTCTTCGCCCGGCGTTTAA